Proteins encoded by one window of Salinigranum rubrum:
- a CDS encoding ABC transporter permease, giving the protein MSQDTRDGLVYTLARIRLTDSRVIFVESAIVVVLSWTLAAHIFDITNVISEPTAIGAVMYELVVTREFLDHLVPTLRRTVYGLLVTIVIGTALGIAMGMREWVEKVFQDYVTVGLAMPGLFIAIFTAMWFGISDVTPTVAAAIISFPFLTQQVYEGVRNIDNDILQMSSSFGVSNWRAMRRTVIPAVMPEWFAGTRYSLAIVWKTVTLTELVAASDGIGWIIRSQLERLDFTGAMAWTMLFVVVILTVEYGIVQQLENRIFKWRQEVSGVMAL; this is encoded by the coding sequence ATGAGTCAGGACACGAGAGACGGATTGGTATATACCTTGGCTAGGATCCGGCTGACCGACTCGCGGGTGATCTTCGTCGAGTCGGCAATCGTCGTCGTCCTGTCGTGGACACTCGCAGCCCACATCTTCGACATCACGAACGTGATCTCTGAGCCCACCGCGATCGGGGCCGTGATGTACGAACTGGTCGTCACACGGGAGTTCCTCGACCACCTGGTCCCGACGCTGCGGCGGACGGTGTACGGCCTTCTGGTCACGATAGTCATCGGGACGGCATTAGGCATCGCTATGGGGATGCGTGAGTGGGTCGAGAAGGTCTTCCAAGACTACGTGACCGTGGGACTCGCGATGCCCGGCCTCTTCATTGCCATCTTCACGGCGATGTGGTTCGGGATTAGCGACGTCACGCCGACGGTCGCGGCGGCGATAATCTCGTTCCCGTTTCTCACCCAGCAGGTGTACGAAGGCGTTCGAAATATCGACAACGACATCCTGCAGATGTCGAGTTCGTTCGGCGTCTCGAACTGGCGTGCCATGCGTCGGACCGTCATCCCGGCGGTCATGCCGGAGTGGTTTGCCGGCACCCGGTACTCGCTGGCGATCGTCTGGAAAACGGTGACGCTCACCGAACTCGTGGCTGCTTCGGACGGGATCGGCTGGATAATCCGATCTCAGCTCGAACGGTTGGACTTCACCGGCGCGATGGCGTGGACCATGCTGTTCGTGGTCGTCATCCTGACCGTCGAGTACGGGATCGTTCAGCAACTGGAGAATCGCATATTCAAATGGCGGCAGGAGGTTAGCGGAGTGATGGCACTATGA
- a CDS encoding VOC family protein, which yields MSDATILHMCLNVADAAESIAFYEQFGFSESWQFTTADDETTNYYVADGSGVELQLSETKNETEFEMGTGWDHLALGVEDVDETVERIDHYGVEKEPGPQPEAGAYTAFVEDPDGHLVELIEPLDD from the coding sequence ATGTCCGACGCAACGATACTGCACATGTGTCTGAACGTGGCAGACGCCGCGGAGTCGATCGCGTTCTACGAGCAGTTCGGATTCTCCGAGTCGTGGCAGTTCACCACGGCGGACGACGAGACGACGAACTACTACGTGGCCGACGGGAGCGGCGTCGAACTCCAACTGTCCGAGACCAAGAACGAGACGGAGTTCGAGATGGGTACCGGGTGGGACCACCTCGCCCTCGGCGTCGAGGACGTGGACGAGACGGTCGAACGGATCGACCACTACGGGGTCGAGAAAGAACCCGGTCCCCAACCGGAGGCGGGAGCGTACACCGCGTTCGTGGAGGACCCGGATGGCCACCTCGTCGAACTCATCGAACCGCTCGACGACTGA
- a CDS encoding amidohydrolase family protein, whose protein sequence is MESRYPDAFAGLGMLPLREPEQALVEVDRIAGDLDLSGIALPTSINGDRLSAPELAPVFDRVDELGLTAFIHPHGNVLSDTLGPAETILNPLVIFPTDTTLQVARLIYDGFFDAHDFDLVISHMGGALLHLAGRIDKGRREINDPDAPPTKPFVEYLQEFYYDTISFHQPALEAALKTVGIDRFVFGTDYPFDMEEFDTAVGDVEAVVPAAADREKIMSETARDLFDF, encoded by the coding sequence CTGGAGTCCCGTTATCCGGACGCGTTCGCCGGACTCGGTATGCTCCCGCTCCGCGAACCCGAGCAAGCCCTCGTCGAAGTCGACCGGATCGCCGGCGATCTGGATCTGAGCGGCATCGCGTTGCCCACTTCGATCAACGGCGACAGGTTGTCGGCCCCGGAACTCGCGCCGGTGTTCGACAGGGTTGACGAACTGGGGCTGACGGCGTTCATCCATCCCCACGGTAACGTGCTCAGCGACACGCTCGGGCCGGCGGAGACGATCCTCAATCCGCTCGTGATCTTTCCGACTGATACGACCCTCCAGGTCGCCCGGCTGATCTACGACGGCTTCTTCGACGCCCACGACTTCGACCTCGTCATCTCGCACATGGGCGGCGCGTTGCTCCATCTGGCCGGCCGGATCGACAAGGGCCGCCGCGAGATCAACGACCCCGACGCGCCGCCGACCAAGCCGTTCGTCGAATACCTCCAGGAGTTCTACTACGATACGATCTCGTTCCACCAACCCGCCTTGGAAGCGGCCCTCAAGACCGTCGGAATCGACCGCTTCGTGTTCGGGACGGACTACCCGTTCGACATGGAGGAGTTCGACACCGCCGTCGGGGACGTCGAAGCCGTCGTCCCGGCGGCGGCCGACCGGGAGAAGATCATGTCGGAAACGGCCAGAGACCTCTTCGACTTCTGA
- a CDS encoding FAD binding domain-containing protein — protein sequence MPVEAYHRPTTLDDALALNAEHASLEVISGGTLTMPAVNEGHLFPAHVMDLRGVGLDYVDEADGHLSLGATLTMTEVLDRIDVPILRQAARHTGSWAVRNMATVGGNLFAPPPLGDFAVALLALDAAVEVRSSDADRHLPMADFYTADGNALAPDELVTEIRIPVPAGETAFLKLTRKQEPAPPVVTVAVDLIRDGDTVDRARIAMNGAGPHPTRMAEAESVLEGSGLSASTIERAADAATEAANPPEDAVASAWYRRKMAGTYLTKALDQISHGEDTQ from the coding sequence ATGCCCGTCGAAGCGTATCATCGTCCGACGACACTCGACGACGCCCTCGCACTGAACGCCGAACACGCTTCGCTCGAAGTCATATCCGGTGGCACGCTCACGATGCCGGCGGTGAACGAGGGCCACCTGTTTCCGGCTCACGTGATGGACCTTCGGGGAGTCGGCCTCGACTACGTCGACGAAGCCGACGGCCACCTTTCCCTCGGGGCCACGCTCACCATGACCGAGGTCCTCGACCGGATCGACGTACCGATCTTACGACAAGCGGCCCGCCACACGGGCAGTTGGGCCGTCCGGAACATGGCGACTGTCGGCGGGAACCTGTTCGCGCCCCCACCGCTGGGAGACTTCGCTGTGGCGCTCCTCGCCCTCGACGCAGCAGTCGAAGTCCGAAGTAGCGACGCTGACCGACACCTCCCGATGGCGGACTTTTACACCGCGGACGGCAACGCGCTCGCCCCCGACGAACTCGTCACGGAGATCCGAATACCGGTGCCCGCGGGCGAGACGGCGTTCCTGAAACTCACTCGCAAGCAAGAGCCCGCCCCGCCCGTGGTCACGGTCGCAGTCGACCTGATCCGCGACGGCGACACCGTCGACCGGGCCCGCATCGCGATGAACGGTGCCGGCCCCCACCCCACCCGGATGGCGGAAGCCGAGTCGGTGCTGGAGGGATCCGGTTTGTCCGCTTCGACGATCGAACGCGCGGCCGACGCGGCCACCGAGGCGGCGAATCCCCCGGAAGACGCCGTGGCGAGCGCGTGGTACCGCCGGAAGATGGCCGGGACCTATCTCACGAAGGCGCTCGATCAGATCTCTCACGGGGAGGACACACAATGA
- a CDS encoding ABC transporter ATP-binding protein, with amino-acid sequence MSSSNQKVDGASLGVDSGRAGWIHIENLTKEFDTQQGHELVFEDLNIDIEPGTFVTLLGKSGSGKSTLLNIISGVLEPTAGQVRFEVEGAPGDVTLGHVFQSPRLLPWNTLIQNIEYVHENNPEYSRELAEDYLDLVELTEHYDKYPTQISGGQKQRVGIARALSIDPEILLMDEPFSALDEITAEELRTQLMNIWKQLNKTVFFVTHDMTEAIELSDRMLMLGDGRIYADLEVPLDRPRRLDSDEFLKFRQKALDKFHSIED; translated from the coding sequence ATGAGCTCATCGAACCAGAAAGTAGACGGGGCGTCTCTCGGCGTCGACAGCGGTCGAGCCGGGTGGATTCACATAGAGAACCTCACCAAGGAGTTCGACACCCAGCAGGGGCACGAACTCGTCTTCGAGGACCTGAACATCGACATCGAACCGGGAACGTTCGTCACGCTCTTGGGCAAGTCCGGCAGCGGGAAGTCGACGCTGTTGAACATCATCAGCGGCGTGCTCGAACCGACGGCGGGACAGGTCCGGTTCGAGGTCGAGGGCGCTCCGGGTGACGTCACGCTCGGGCACGTCTTTCAGTCCCCGCGGCTCCTCCCGTGGAACACGCTGATCCAGAACATCGAGTACGTCCACGAGAACAACCCCGAGTACTCTCGGGAGCTGGCGGAGGACTACCTCGATCTGGTCGAACTGACCGAGCACTACGACAAGTACCCCACCCAGATCTCCGGCGGACAGAAACAGCGGGTGGGGATCGCTCGTGCGCTCAGCATCGATCCCGAGATCCTGCTGATGGACGAGCCGTTCAGCGCGCTCGACGAGATCACGGCCGAGGAACTGCGAACACAGCTCATGAACATCTGGAAACAGCTCAACAAGACCGTCTTCTTCGTGACCCACGACATGACGGAGGCGATCGAGCTGTCGGACCGGATGTTGATGCTCGGTGACGGGCGGATCTACGCCGACTTGGAGGTTCCGCTCGACCGCCCCCGTCGACTCGACTCCGACGAGTTCCTCAAGTTCAGGCAGAAAGCGCTCGATAAATTCCACAGCATCGAGGACTGA
- the aceB gene encoding malate synthase AceB translates to MSVKRHYEREFVRTFFTSPTAVKGEDDSAKMIRSASQLSGMSAPDVWVPDNEDATAPSMRDEGVQNIVDVVSENGADFPGEIHPRMVWHRESPATRYQGFQHMLEIADPEKGAIQHIDGFVIPEVGDIDDWKKADEFFTIVENEYGLEEGSLSMSVIVESGEAELAMGDLREEMGKPSNNLERLFLLVDGEVDYTKDMRAMTPTGELPAWPELRHNTSRGASAAGLIAVDGPYDDIRDVEGYHERMRDNQAKGMLGIWSLTPGQVVEANTAPLPPKTGSWLLEVDNRSVELVEEDGRQVYDGDDVSLEETGDGYTLRVGSDEDELDDDELRETLLDMTAYVPSMDDIVDSMEEFEAAKEAGKGAIAMTQSTTIVIDGIEVEIRKDRMWDEATYQAAQTPITLFQDVYEHRPDQHNELAEMYGSDVVERATDVGN, encoded by the coding sequence ATGAGCGTTAAACGGCACTACGAACGAGAGTTCGTCAGAACGTTCTTCACCTCGCCGACGGCGGTCAAGGGCGAAGACGACTCCGCGAAGATGATCCGAAGCGCGTCGCAACTCAGCGGGATGAGCGCGCCCGACGTCTGGGTTCCAGACAACGAGGACGCAACGGCACCATCGATGCGTGATGAGGGTGTCCAGAACATCGTCGACGTCGTCTCGGAGAACGGCGCGGACTTCCCCGGTGAGATTCACCCGCGGATGGTGTGGCACCGCGAGTCGCCGGCGACTCGCTATCAGGGCTTTCAGCACATGCTGGAGATAGCCGACCCGGAGAAGGGAGCGATCCAACACATCGACGGCTTCGTCATCCCCGAAGTCGGCGACATCGACGACTGGAAGAAGGCCGACGAGTTCTTCACCATCGTCGAGAACGAATACGGTCTCGAAGAAGGCAGTCTCTCGATGTCAGTCATCGTCGAGAGCGGGGAAGCCGAGTTGGCGATGGGCGACCTCCGCGAGGAGATGGGCAAGCCCTCGAACAACCTCGAACGCCTGTTCCTCCTCGTCGACGGCGAAGTCGACTACACGAAGGACATGCGCGCGATGACGCCGACCGGTGAACTCCCGGCGTGGCCGGAACTCCGCCACAACACCTCGCGAGGCGCGAGTGCGGCCGGTCTCATCGCCGTCGACGGTCCCTACGACGACATCCGCGACGTCGAAGGCTACCACGAACGGATGCGGGACAACCAAGCCAAGGGGATGCTCGGCATCTGGTCGCTCACGCCCGGTCAGGTGGTCGAAGCCAACACGGCACCGCTCCCGCCGAAGACGGGGAGTTGGCTCCTCGAAGTCGATAACAGATCGGTCGAACTCGTCGAGGAAGACGGGCGGCAGGTCTACGACGGGGACGACGTCTCTCTCGAAGAGACGGGCGACGGCTACACCCTCCGCGTCGGGAGCGACGAAGACGAACTCGACGACGACGAACTCCGCGAGACGCTGCTGGACATGACTGCGTACGTCCCCAGCATGGACGACATCGTGGACTCGATGGAGGAGTTCGAGGCGGCCAAGGAGGCCGGGAAGGGCGCTATCGCCATGACGCAGTCGACGACGATAGTCATCGACGGCATCGAAGTCGAAATACGCAAAGACCGGATGTGGGACGAAGCCACCTATCAGGCGGCGCAGACACCGATCACGCTGTTCCAAGACGTCTACGAGCACCGTCCCGACCAGCACAACGAACTCGCGGAGATGTACGGATCGGACGTCGTCGAACGCGCGACCGACGTCGGTAACTGA
- a CDS encoding substrate-binding domain-containing protein, with protein MGVAGIGLAGCTGSDGGNGGSGGSNGGNGGDGGSDGGGGSGGGGGGDGGDGGGSNGESTGGGSNFPDEVTITYPPTGWWAVLGDIMENEDLIQKYKDEHGVDTTFNDERTWDDVPLFSSGQAQIAQFGSLEASRLGPNEDIPITVFGKVVPQAAELVVAGGGDYDPDNTGSVEASIDALAESGEPFGIDGWGSGSTLGVQITIEENYDYTFQQEDADFNIVTADYFAMCQLVVEGELAAGLSSPMLGGAPFYSTSPPEAVPLFHFGESLSELGFGQVPLENQVTRTEYFEENTEVCQVYHDAMREAMKLFHEDPVGIVTQSDAMIEALGVANEQEATFATEYEILLENNTNDLEPPEMPSVYEEYALDDEWIQTDRNALDRFVEIGQTNENWAEYITYESMA; from the coding sequence GTGGGTGTCGCCGGAATCGGTCTCGCGGGATGTACAGGCAGCGATGGTGGCAATGGTGGGAGCGGTGGTAGTAATGGCGGCAATGGTGGAGACGGTGGTAGCGATGGCGGCGGTGGTAGCGGTGGTGGCGGTGGTGGCGATGGTGGCGACGGAGGAGGCAGCAACGGTGAATCGACGGGCGGCGGTAGTAACTTCCCCGACGAGGTGACGATTACCTACCCACCGACGGGATGGTGGGCGGTTCTCGGGGACATCATGGAAAACGAGGACCTGATACAGAAGTACAAGGACGAACACGGTGTCGATACCACGTTCAACGACGAGCGAACGTGGGACGACGTGCCGCTGTTCTCCTCCGGCCAGGCCCAAATCGCCCAGTTCGGTTCGCTCGAAGCGAGTCGACTCGGGCCGAACGAGGACATCCCGATCACCGTCTTCGGCAAAGTCGTCCCGCAGGCCGCCGAACTGGTGGTCGCGGGCGGCGGCGACTACGACCCCGACAACACGGGAAGCGTGGAAGCCTCCATCGACGCCCTCGCCGAGTCGGGCGAACCGTTCGGTATCGACGGGTGGGGGTCCGGTTCGACGCTCGGTGTGCAGATCACCATCGAGGAGAACTACGACTACACCTTCCAGCAGGAGGATGCCGACTTCAACATCGTCACCGCGGACTACTTCGCGATGTGTCAACTGGTCGTGGAGGGCGAACTGGCCGCCGGTCTCTCCTCCCCGATGCTCGGCGGCGCACCGTTCTATTCGACCTCCCCACCCGAGGCAGTACCGCTGTTCCACTTCGGCGAATCGCTGAGCGAACTCGGCTTCGGTCAAGTCCCGCTCGAAAACCAGGTGACTCGAACGGAGTACTTCGAGGAGAACACCGAGGTCTGTCAGGTGTACCACGACGCGATGCGCGAGGCGATGAAACTCTTCCACGAGGACCCGGTCGGGATCGTCACGCAGAGCGACGCGATGATCGAGGCCCTCGGCGTCGCAAACGAACAGGAGGCGACCTTCGCGACGGAGTACGAAATCCTCCTCGAGAACAACACGAACGACCTCGAACCGCCCGAGATGCCGTCCGTGTACGAGGAGTACGCGCTCGACGACGAGTGGATCCAGACCGACCGGAACGCGCTCGACCGGTTCGTGGAGATCGGCCAGACGAACGAGAACTGGGCCGAATACATCACCTACGAGTCGATGGCCTAA
- a CDS encoding IclR family transcriptional regulator, with the protein MTNNTNPRTIKSVAQTTNIIKLIRELQGATVSELTERVPLSQPSVHTHLATLKLAGFVVQDGHTYDLGPQMLTLGEYVRNRSDLYQASKDQVEKLARETGECAHLGIEHNGQMFYPYEHYGSEAVGAEYHEKKREGPLDHLHCTGTGKCILASMSDDEVHAILDERGMTQYTRNTIIDRDILFEELDEVRERGHAYGDQEFIHGIRAVGKSIVGPDGDVAGAIAVTGPVSRLQGERFEEELPQQVINAANVCEVNLQTVTYE; encoded by the coding sequence GTGACGAACAATACCAACCCCCGGACCATAAAATCCGTCGCTCAGACCACCAACATCATCAAACTCATTCGGGAGCTGCAGGGAGCGACGGTTTCCGAACTGACCGAACGGGTGCCCCTCTCCCAGCCGTCGGTTCACACCCACCTCGCGACGTTGAAACTGGCGGGGTTCGTCGTTCAAGACGGCCACACGTACGACCTCGGTCCGCAGATGCTCACCCTTGGAGAGTACGTGCGCAACCGGTCCGATCTCTATCAGGCGTCGAAAGATCAGGTCGAAAAGTTAGCCCGAGAGACGGGCGAATGTGCTCACCTCGGTATCGAGCACAACGGCCAGATGTTCTACCCCTACGAGCACTACGGTTCGGAGGCAGTTGGGGCCGAGTACCACGAGAAGAAACGGGAAGGGCCACTTGACCACCTCCACTGTACTGGTACTGGAAAGTGTATCTTGGCCTCTATGTCTGACGACGAGGTACATGCCATACTCGACGAGCGGGGGATGACTCAGTACACCCGGAACACGATCATCGACCGCGACATCCTGTTCGAGGAGTTAGACGAGGTCCGAGAGCGGGGCCACGCCTACGGTGATCAGGAGTTCATACACGGCATACGGGCGGTCGGTAAGTCGATTGTCGGACCCGACGGCGATGTCGCCGGGGCGATCGCCGTCACTGGCCCGGTGAGTAGGCTCCAGGGCGAGCGGTTCGAGGAGGAACTGCCACAGCAGGTGATCAACGCGGCCAACGTGTGCGAAGTCAACCTCCAGACCGTGACGTACGAGTAA
- a CDS encoding DMT family transporter, producing the protein MAPIAPASALAFAGAVCTAIQAVTIKYGSAKARETTTASPAFTAAFTTIVVSVGIFWTLLLAQGVPRGVFSLANAGPFVVAGILNPAVFRLLYFKGIDEVGAPVAAALMAMNPLVATVFAVPVLGETVTAATGLGMLCIVGGGVIIQSVQNAAGERENGGEGSGDLDLVARHVAAADTRSLLAPVVAMAVFGISYVVIKFGLNRFPDPVAGTAVAQTTALAAFLCIFLWSPGARRQVRSVNRPALGLFVVAGVVTASAQLANFFALDLGSAVTVIPLFNTFPLLVLVLTYAIAREVPRSATVLVGVLAIVGGSVLIEVF; encoded by the coding sequence ATGGCACCTATTGCCCCTGCGTCGGCACTCGCGTTCGCCGGTGCGGTCTGTACCGCGATTCAGGCGGTCACGATCAAGTACGGGAGTGCGAAAGCCAGAGAGACGACGACGGCGTCACCGGCCTTCACGGCCGCGTTCACGACCATCGTCGTCAGCGTGGGTATCTTCTGGACGTTGCTGCTCGCACAGGGGGTGCCGAGGGGCGTGTTCTCGCTCGCGAACGCCGGTCCGTTCGTGGTGGCCGGAATACTCAATCCGGCGGTCTTCCGGCTGCTGTACTTCAAGGGAATCGACGAAGTCGGTGCCCCGGTCGCGGCGGCGCTCATGGCGATGAACCCGCTGGTCGCGACCGTCTTCGCCGTTCCCGTTCTCGGCGAGACGGTGACGGCGGCGACCGGTCTGGGGATGCTCTGCATCGTCGGCGGCGGGGTGATCATCCAGTCGGTACAGAACGCTGCCGGCGAGCGTGAGAACGGAGGCGAAGGGAGCGGGGACTTGGACCTCGTGGCGCGGCACGTGGCGGCGGCCGATACCCGGTCGCTCCTCGCTCCCGTCGTCGCGATGGCCGTCTTCGGTATCTCGTACGTCGTCATCAAGTTCGGGTTGAACCGGTTCCCGGACCCTGTCGCCGGAACCGCTGTCGCGCAGACGACAGCCCTCGCCGCGTTCCTGTGCATCTTCCTATGGTCGCCGGGGGCCAGGCGTCAAGTCCGCTCGGTCAACCGACCCGCGCTGGGGCTGTTCGTGGTCGCCGGCGTCGTAACCGCCAGCGCGCAACTCGCGAACTTCTTCGCGCTCGATCTCGGCAGCGCCGTCACCGTGATCCCGTTATTCAACACCTTTCCACTGCTCGTGCTCGTCCTGACGTACGCCATCGCACGCGAGGTCCCCCGGTCCGCGACGGTGCTCGTCGGCGTCCTCGCAATCGTCGGGGGGTCCGTTCTCATCGAGGTGTTCTAG
- a CDS encoding ABC transporter permease: MATRDKRVRLPALGTVDGWMARAGGVLLFFVGWTALASVFPENLMPFPQQALGDAWELVQSGQVWRHLAATMAAMFWGFIGGMALGIQMGVFMGIDDYQRKFLTPHVILSLSIPHISWGITATLVFGFDILSPIFATILVVFPFVAVTIWKGVENIDADLLRMSKSFELSFGRTLRRVIIPNIAPSLLSASRLALALSWKTVVITEVFAAGQGMGYKIFSAYEIIDFDEAWGWAVIFMIVILIVEYGIFKPVQRKVFAYRQDADFSMLS; the protein is encoded by the coding sequence ATGGCGACACGAGACAAGCGCGTACGGCTGCCGGCGCTCGGAACGGTTGACGGCTGGATGGCTCGCGCCGGCGGTGTCTTGCTGTTCTTCGTCGGGTGGACGGCGCTTGCGTCCGTGTTCCCCGAAAACCTGATGCCGTTTCCACAGCAGGCGCTCGGGGACGCCTGGGAACTCGTCCAGAGCGGGCAGGTCTGGAGACACCTCGCGGCCACGATGGCGGCGATGTTCTGGGGGTTCATCGGCGGAATGGCGCTCGGCATCCAGATGGGCGTGTTCATGGGAATCGACGACTACCAGCGGAAGTTCCTCACCCCGCACGTGATTCTGAGCCTCTCGATCCCGCACATCTCGTGGGGGATTACGGCGACACTCGTCTTCGGGTTCGACATCTTATCACCCATCTTCGCGACGATCCTCGTCGTCTTTCCGTTCGTCGCGGTGACGATCTGGAAGGGTGTCGAGAACATCGACGCCGACCTGCTGAGAATGAGCAAGTCCTTCGAACTCTCGTTCGGTCGGACCCTCCGGCGCGTTATCATCCCGAACATCGCGCCGTCGCTGCTCTCCGCATCGCGTCTGGCGCTGGCGCTGTCGTGGAAAACCGTCGTCATCACCGAGGTGTTCGCGGCGGGGCAGGGCATGGGATACAAGATCTTCTCGGCGTACGAAATCATCGACTTCGACGAGGCGTGGGGGTGGGCCGTGATCTTTATGATCGTCATCCTCATCGTCGAGTACGGTATCTTCAAACCCGTTCAGCGGAAGGTGTTCGCGTACCGTCAGGACGCGGACTTCTCGATGTTGAGCTGA
- a CDS encoding IclR family transcriptional regulator — translation MRKAKTDSVRATETSLAVLSGIEARDGGATLSELAADLDFAKSTIYKHLNTLEEGGFVVFRHDEYRIGLRCLELGGIAQRYDGIYEVAKPEVRRMAVETGELANLMVEERGYGIYIHTTSGDRAVSLDTSLGKRVYLHQTAIGKALLSSLSDTRVEAILERHGLPQETDNTITDREALFDELEVIRERGIAYDKEERVDGTGCVGVPIETGDRREAAISITAPINRMTSPDAESEIIDTVKQAANVIEVNLVYD, via the coding sequence ATGAGAAAGGCAAAGACGGACTCGGTCCGAGCGACCGAGACTTCGTTGGCGGTGCTCTCGGGGATAGAGGCGCGTGACGGCGGGGCGACGCTCTCGGAACTGGCGGCGGATCTCGATTTCGCGAAGAGCACGATCTACAAACACCTCAACACGCTGGAAGAGGGTGGATTCGTCGTCTTCCGCCACGACGAGTACCGCATCGGTCTGCGCTGTCTCGAACTCGGCGGGATCGCACAGCGCTACGACGGCATCTACGAGGTGGCGAAACCCGAGGTGCGGCGGATGGCGGTCGAGACCGGGGAACTCGCCAACCTGATGGTCGAAGAACGCGGCTACGGGATCTACATTCACACGACCAGCGGGGACCGGGCGGTGAGTCTGGACACAAGTCTCGGGAAACGCGTCTATCTCCACCAGACGGCGATCGGTAAGGCACTCCTGTCGAGTCTGTCGGACACGCGCGTCGAAGCGATACTCGAGAGGCACGGACTGCCCCAGGAGACGGACAACACGATCACCGACCGAGAGGCGTTGTTCGACGAACTGGAAGTGATCCGAGAGCGCGGGATCGCCTACGACAAAGAGGAGCGAGTGGACGGAACCGGGTGCGTCGGCGTTCCGATCGAGACCGGTGACCGGCGCGAGGCGGCCATCAGTATCACCGCGCCGATCAACCGGATGACGTCGCCCGACGCCGAGAGCGAGATAATTGACACGGTCAAACAGGCGGCGAACGTCATCGAAGTCAATCTCGTGTACGACTAG
- a CDS encoding (2Fe-2S)-binding protein, giving the protein MSSQTTNSKVVELEINGRTVEELVEPLEPLQSVLRDKLGNTATKIGCKQGGCGSCTVLVDGEPVVSCLLPVEEAQGHEITTLEGIYSGDDLHPVQEAFEEHFAMQCGYCTPGMIMVAKALLDRNPDPSREEIEDTISGNVCRCTGYDPIVDAVEAAAETMSGQDGE; this is encoded by the coding sequence ATGAGTTCACAAACCACCAATTCCAAAGTTGTCGAGTTAGAGATCAACGGGCGCACGGTCGAAGAGCTCGTCGAACCGCTGGAGCCGCTCCAGTCCGTCCTCCGGGACAAGCTGGGAAACACCGCGACGAAGATCGGCTGCAAGCAGGGAGGCTGTGGGAGCTGTACCGTCCTCGTCGACGGCGAGCCCGTGGTCTCCTGTCTCCTCCCGGTCGAGGAGGCGCAGGGCCACGAGATAACCACGCTGGAAGGCATCTACAGCGGCGACGACCTCCACCCCGTTCAGGAGGCGTTCGAGGAACACTTCGCTATGCAGTGTGGCTACTGTACCCCCGGGATGATCATGGTCGCCAAGGCGCTTCTGGATCGGAATCCCGACCCCTCGCGGGAGGAAATCGAAGACACCATCTCCGGCAACGTCTGTCGGTGCACCGGGTACGATCCGATCGTCGACGCGGTGGAGGCGGCCGCCGAGACGATGAGCGGCCAGGACGGTGAGTAA